A DNA window from Bos javanicus breed banteng chromosome 10, ARS-OSU_banteng_1.0, whole genome shotgun sequence contains the following coding sequences:
- the MAPKBP1 gene encoding mitogen-activated protein kinase-binding protein 1 isoform X1 — MMAVEGSTITSRIKNLLRSPSIKLRRSKAGNRREDLSSKVTLEKVLGITVSGGRGLACDPRSGLVAYPAGCVVVLFNPRKHKQHHILNSSRKTITALAFSPDGKYLVTGESGHMPAVRVWDVAEHSQVAELQEHKYGVACVAFSPSAKYIVSVGYQHDMIVNVWAWKKNIVVASNKVSSRVTAVSFSEDCSYFVTAGNRHIKFWYLDDSKTSKVNATVPLLGRSGLLGELRNNLFTDVACGRGKKADSTFCITSSGLLCEFSDRRLLDKWVELRTTVAHCISVSQDYIFCGCADGTVRLFNPSNLHFLSTLPRPHALGTDIASVTEASRLFSGAANARYPDTIALTFDPTNQWLSCVYNDHSIYVWDVRDPKKVGKVYSALYHSSCVWSVEVYPEVKDSNQACLPPSSFITCSSDNTIRLWNTESSGVHGSTLHRNILSNDLIKIIYVDGNTQALLDTELPGGDKADGSLMDPRVGIRSVCISPNGQHLASGDRVGTLRVHELQSLNEMLKVEAHDSEILCLEYSKPDTGLKLLASASRDRLIHVLDAGREYSLQQTLDEHSSSITAVKFAASDGQVRMISCGADKSIYFRTAQKSGDGVQFTRTHHVVRKTTLYDMDVEPSWKYTAIGCQDRNIRIFNISSGKQKKLFKGSQGEDGTLIKVQTDPSGIYIATSCSDKNLSIFDFSSGECVATMFGHSEIVTGMKFSNDCKHLISVSGDSCIFVWRLSSEMTISMRQRLAELRQRQRGGKQQGSSSPQRAAGPNRHEAPSMLSPGPALSSDSDKEGEDEGTEEEELPALPVLSRGAKKEPASVPSPALPRSLSHWEMSRAQETEEFLDPAPATNQGPRRRGRWAQPGVELSVRSMLDLRQLETLAPGPRGPHQDSPAMTPSGPGKHSQQAPETSSVSKNEKLPRPQASQPCSCPHIIRLLSQEDGLFAQDLETAPIEDGIVYPEPGDSPTLDTSEFQVQAPSRGTLGRVYADGRGSEKHSPDSACSVDFSSSRLSSPEHPNEDSESTEPLSVDGISSDLEEPAEGDEEEEEDEGGTGPYEVQEGSPHTPDQEQFLKQHFETLANGAAPGGPVRVPERTESRSISSRFLLQVQSPPLREPSPSSSSLAVTSRLAQGLQASGEQPRGSGANPPGAPPEAEPSPGNPGPQQTVPVLLPRRRLSPDSGWSPKRVAAAGPTGGLQKAQSVQSLVPQDEAPPPGLLLSQEMEAQGCLCPLPKADRRLSRPHSYQSPTTSSMAKIARSISVGENLGLAAEHQAPAPVRISPLNKLALPSRAHLVLDIPKPLPDRPTLATFSPATKGRAPGEAEQPGCPVGLGRTHSTAERRACSGEGATPKPRTECQAQPGPNSPCAQQLPASSLLRGPANLQPPPLEKTPSPVECARPGAALSRDSEPAVSLEQCEQLVAELQGSVRQAVQLYHLVASCKTPSVEQSRITQLLRSTFSSVRQELEALAGAVLASPGGSPGAVGAEQTQALLEQYSELLLRAVERRMERRL, encoded by the exons GTGACCTTGGAGAAGGTGCTTGGAATTACAGTGTCTGGAGGCAGAGGACTTGCCTGTGACCCCCGATCGGGTTTAGTTGCCTATCCAGCTGG GTGTGTGGTCGTGCTGTTCAATCCCCGGAAACACAAACAGCACCACATCCTCAACAGTTCCAG GAAAACCATCACtgcccttgccttctctcctGATGGCAAGTACTTGGTCACTGGAGAG AGTGGGCACATGCCTGCCGTGCGCGTTTGGGATGTGGCAGAGCACAGCCAGGTGGCTGAGCTGCAGGAGCACAAGTATGGTGTGGCTTGTGTGGCCTTCTCCCCGAGCGCCAAGTACATCGTCTCTGTGGGCTACCAGCATGACATGATCGTCAACGTCTGGGCCTGGAAG aaaaacatcgtGGTGGCTTCCAATAAGGTGTCCAGTCGGGTCACCGCGGTGTCCTTCTCTGAAGACTGCAGCTACTTTGTCACTGCTGGTAACCGGCATATCAAATTCTGGTACCTTGATGACAGCAAGACCTCAAAG GTTAACGCCACTGTGCCCCTGCTGGGCCGCTCGGGGCTGCTGGGCGAGCTGCGGAACAACCTGTTCACTGACGTGGCCTGTGGCAGAGGGAAGAAGGCAGACAGCACCTTCTGCATCACGTCCTCAGGGCTGCTGTGCGAGTTCAGTGACCGGAGGCTTCTGGACAAGTGGGTGGAGCTGAGA ACCACTGTGGCCCACTGCATCTCCGTGAGCCAGGACTACATCTTCTGTGGCTGCGCTGATGGCACCGTGCGCCTCTTCAACCCTTCCAACCTGCACTTCCTCAGCACCCTGCCCCGGCCCCACGCCCTGGGGACAGACATCGCCAGTGTCACAGAAGCCAG TCGCCTCTTCTCTGGCGCGGCTAATGCCAGATATCCAGACACCATCGCCTTGACCTTCGATCCTACTAATCAGTGGCTGTCTTGTGTGTACAACGACCACAGCATTTATGTTTGGGATGTGAGGGACCCCAAGAAAGTGGGCAAGGTGTATTCGGCTCTGTATCATTCCTCCTGCGTCTGGAGTGTGGAG GTCTACCCCGAAGTGAAGGACAGTAACCAGGCCTGCCTGCCCCCCAGTTCCTTTATCACCTGTTCCTCCGACAACACTATCCGCCTGTGGAACACAGAGAGCTCCGGGGTGCATGGCTCCACGCTGCACCGGAACATCCTCAGCAAT GACCTCATTAAGATCATCTATGTGGATGGGAACACTCAGGCCCTGCTGGACACTGAGCTGCCCGGGGGAGACAAAGCTGATGGGTCCCTGATGGATCCCCGAGTGGGCATTCGTTCTGTGTGTATCAGCCCCAATGGCCAGCATCTCGCTTCAGGAGACCGCGTGGGCACACTCAG GGTGCACGAACTGCAGTCCCTAAATGAGATGCTGAAGGTGGAGGCCCATGACTCGGAAATCCTGTGCCTGGAGTACTCTAAGCCAGACACAG GTCTGAAGCTCCTAGCGTCAGCGAGCCGGGACCGGCTGATCCACGTGTTGGATGCTGGACGGGAGTACAGCCTACAGCAGACATTGGACGAGCATTCATCCTCTATCACTGCTGTGAAGTTTGCAG CCAGCGATGGGCAAGTCCGCATGATCAGCTGTGGAGCAGACAAGAGCATCTACTTCCGCACTGCGCAGAAG TCTGGAGACGGAGTGCAGTTTACCCGGACACACCACGTGGTGCGGAAGACGACCCTCTATGACATGGACGTGGAGCCCAGTTGGAAGTACACAGCCATCGGCTGCCAGGATCGGAATATTCG GATCTTTAACATCAGCAGTGGGAAGCAGAAGAAGCTGTTTAAAGGGTCGCAGGGTGAGGACGGCACTCTGATTAAG GTGCAGACGGACCCCTCAGGGATCTACATCGCTACCAGCTGCTCTGACAAGAACCTCTCCATTTTTGACTTTTCCTCAGGCGAGTGCGTGGCTACCATGTTTGGCCACTCAG AGATTGTCACTGGCATGAAGTTTAGTAATGACTGCAAACACCTCATCTCTGTATCAGGGGACAG CTGCATATTTGTGTGGCGCCTGAGCTCGGAGATGACCATCAGCATGAGGCAGCGTCTGGCTGAGCTGCGCCAGCGCCAGCGCGGAGGCAAGCAGCAAGGATCATCCTCTCCTCAGAGGGCCGCTGGACCCAACCG GCACGAGGCCCCCTCGATGCTATCTCCCGGACCAGCTCTCTCCTCAGACAGCGACAAGGAGGGAGAAGATGAGGGCACGGAAGAGGAGGAGCTCCCAGCGCTGCCTGTCCTTTCCAGGGGTGCCAAGAAAGAGCCAG CCTcagtgcccagcccagccctgccccgaAGCCTGTCCCACTGGGAGATGAGTCGG GCACAGGAGACGGAGGAGTTCCTGGACCCAGCTCCTGCCACCAACCAAGGACCCAGAAGAAGGGGGCGCTGGGCTCAGCCCGGTGTGGAGCTGAGTGTTCGCTCTATGCTGGACCTGAGGCAGCTGGAAACACTGGCCCCAGGTCCTCGGGGTCCTCACCAGGACTCTCCGGCCATGACCCCTTCAGGTCCTGGGAAGCACAGTCAGCAGGCCCCTGAAACCTCAAGCGTGAGCAAG AATGAAAAGCTCCCCCGACCTCAGGCTTCCCAACCCTGTTCCTGCCCCCACATCATCCGATTGTTGTCCCAAGAGGACGGGCTCTTTGCCCAAGATCTGGAGACTGCACCCATCGAAGATGGTATTGTCTACCCGGAGCCGGGTGACAGCCCCACCCTGGATACCAG TGAGTTCCAGGTGCAGGCACCAAGCCGAGGGACCCTGGGAAGAGTGTATGCAGACGGCAGGGGCTCAGAGAAGCATAGCCCTGATAGTGCATGCTCTGTGGACTTCAGCAGCAGCCGCCTttccagccctgagcaccccaaTGAAG ACTCTGAGAGCACGGAGCCCCTGAGTGTGGATGGCATTTCCTCAGACCTTGAAGAGCCAGCCGAGGgtgatgaggaggaagaggaagacgaGGGGGGCACTGGTCCCTATGAGGTGCAGGAGGGCAGCCCCCATACCCCGGACCAGGAGCAGTTTCTAAAACAGCACTTTGAGACTCTGGCCAATGGGGCTGCTCCAG GGGGCCCAGTTCGGGTACCAGAGCGGACAGAATCTCGGAGCATCTCTTCCCGATTCCTGTTACAAGTGCAGAGCCCCCCACTCAG GGAACCGTCCCCATCTTCCTCAAGCCTGGCAGTGACGTCGAGACTGGCCCAGGGGCTGCAGGCTTCTGGTGAGCAGCCGAGAGGCAGTGGTGCCAATCCTCCAGGAGCACCCCCAGAGGCGGAGCCTTCCCCTGGAAACCCTGGCCCCCAGCAGACAGTTCCTGTGTTACTGCCGCGACGCCGTCTTAGCCCGGACAGTGGCTGGTCCCCCAAGAGAGTGGCGGCAGCCGGCCCCACAGGTGGACTCCAGAAAGCCCAGTCGGTGCAGAGTCTGGTACCACAGG ATGAGGCCCCTCCACCAGGCCTGTTGCTCTCACAGGAGATGGAAGCCCAGGGGTGCCTGTGCCCCTTGCCCAAAGCTGATCGCCGTCTGTCTCGGCCCCACTCGTACCAGAGCCCCACCACCAGTTCCATGGCCAAGATTGCCCGCAGCATCTCTGTTGGGGAAAACCTGGGTCTGGCTGCTGAACATCAAGCTCCTGCCCCCGTCCGCATCTCACCACTCAACAAGCTGGCCCTGCCCAGCCGGGCTCACCTGGTCCTGGATATCCCGAAGCCACTGCCTGATCGTCCCACCTTGGCCACCTTCTCACCTGCTACCAAGGGCCGGGCCCCTGGTGAGGCAGAACAGCCTGGCTGCCCAGTGGGGCTAGGAAGGACTCACAGTACAGCTGAGAGGCGGGCCTGTTCAGGGGAGGGTGCCACTCCTAAGCCTAGGACAGAGTGCCAGGCTCAGCCTGGCCCCAACAGCCCCTGTGCCCAGCAGCTGCCGGCCAGCAGCCTCCTCCGAGGCCCTGCAAACTTGCAGCCACCACCCCTTGAGAAGACTCCCAGCCCTGTGGAATGTGCCAGGCCAGGGGCAGCCCTGAGCCGGGACTCAG AACCAGCAGTGAGCCTGGAGCAGTGCGAGCAGCTCGTGGCTGAGCTCCAGGGCAGTGTGCGCCAGGCCGTGCAGCTCTACCACTTG GTGGCCAGCTGCAAGACACCCTCGGTGGAACAAAGTCGCATCACCCAGCTCCTCAGAAGCACCTTCTCTTCAGTGCGGCAGGAGCTGGAGGCCCTGGCTGGGGCAGTGTTGGCCAGCCCTGGCGGGAGCCCTGGGGCTGTGGGGGCCGAGCAGACACAGGCCCTGCTGGAGCAATACTCAGAGCTGCTGCTTCGAGCTGTGGAGCGGCGCATGGAACGCAGACTCTGA
- the MAPKBP1 gene encoding mitogen-activated protein kinase-binding protein 1 isoform X2 yields the protein MMAVEGSTITSRIKNLLRSPSIKLRRSKAGNRREDLSSKVTLEKVLGITVSGGRGLACDPRSGLVAYPAGCVVVLFNPRKHKQHHILNSSRKTITALAFSPDGKYLVTGESGHMPAVRVWDVAEHSQVAELQEHKYGVACVAFSPSAKYIVSVGYQHDMIVNVWAWKKNIVVASNKVSSRVTAVSFSEDCSYFVTAGNRHIKFWYLDDSKTSKVNATVPLLGRSGLLGELRNNLFTDVACGRGKKADSTFCITSSGLLCEFSDRRLLDKWVELRTTVAHCISVSQDYIFCGCADGTVRLFNPSNLHFLSTLPRPHALGTDIASVTEASRLFSGAANARYPDTIALTFDPTNQWLSCVYNDHSIYVWDVRDPKKVGKVYSALYHSSCVWSVEVYPEVKDSNQACLPPSSFITCSSDNTIRLWNTESSGVHGSTLHRNILSNDLIKIIYVDGNTQALLDTELPGGDKADGSLMDPRVGIRSVCISPNGQHLASGDRVGTLRVHELQSLNEMLKVEAHDSEILCLEYSKPDTGLKLLASASRDRLIHVLDAGREYSLQQTLDEHSSSITAVKFAASDGQVRMISCGADKSIYFRTAQKSGDGVQFTRTHHVVRKTTLYDMDVEPSWKYTAIGCQDRNIRIFNISSGKQKKLFKGSQGEDGTLIKVQTDPSGIYIATSCSDKNLSIFDFSSGECVATMFGHSEIVTGMKFSNDCKHLISVSGDSCIFVWRLSSEMTISMRQRLAELRQRQRGGKQQGSSSPQRAAGPNRHEAPSMLSPGPALSSDSDKEGEDEGTEEEELPALPVLSRGAKKEPASVPSPALPRSLSHWEMSRAQETEEFLDPAPATNQGPRRRGRWAQPGVELSVRSMLDLRQLETLAPGPRGPHQDSPAMTPSGPGKHSQQAPETSSVSKNEKLPRPQASQPCSCPHIIRLLSQEDGLFAQDLETAPIEDGIVYPEPGDSPTLDTSEFQVQAPSRGTLGRVYADGRGSEKHSPDSACSVDFSSSRLSSPEHPNEDLEEPAEGDEEEEEDEGGTGPYEVQEGSPHTPDQEQFLKQHFETLANGAAPGGPVRVPERTESRSISSRFLLQVQSPPLREPSPSSSSLAVTSRLAQGLQASGEQPRGSGANPPGAPPEAEPSPGNPGPQQTVPVLLPRRRLSPDSGWSPKRVAAAGPTGGLQKAQSVQSLVPQDEAPPPGLLLSQEMEAQGCLCPLPKADRRLSRPHSYQSPTTSSMAKIARSISVGENLGLAAEHQAPAPVRISPLNKLALPSRAHLVLDIPKPLPDRPTLATFSPATKGRAPGEAEQPGCPVGLGRTHSTAERRACSGEGATPKPRTECQAQPGPNSPCAQQLPASSLLRGPANLQPPPLEKTPSPVECARPGAALSRDSEPAVSLEQCEQLVAELQGSVRQAVQLYHLVASCKTPSVEQSRITQLLRSTFSSVRQELEALAGAVLASPGGSPGAVGAEQTQALLEQYSELLLRAVERRMERRL from the exons GTGACCTTGGAGAAGGTGCTTGGAATTACAGTGTCTGGAGGCAGAGGACTTGCCTGTGACCCCCGATCGGGTTTAGTTGCCTATCCAGCTGG GTGTGTGGTCGTGCTGTTCAATCCCCGGAAACACAAACAGCACCACATCCTCAACAGTTCCAG GAAAACCATCACtgcccttgccttctctcctGATGGCAAGTACTTGGTCACTGGAGAG AGTGGGCACATGCCTGCCGTGCGCGTTTGGGATGTGGCAGAGCACAGCCAGGTGGCTGAGCTGCAGGAGCACAAGTATGGTGTGGCTTGTGTGGCCTTCTCCCCGAGCGCCAAGTACATCGTCTCTGTGGGCTACCAGCATGACATGATCGTCAACGTCTGGGCCTGGAAG aaaaacatcgtGGTGGCTTCCAATAAGGTGTCCAGTCGGGTCACCGCGGTGTCCTTCTCTGAAGACTGCAGCTACTTTGTCACTGCTGGTAACCGGCATATCAAATTCTGGTACCTTGATGACAGCAAGACCTCAAAG GTTAACGCCACTGTGCCCCTGCTGGGCCGCTCGGGGCTGCTGGGCGAGCTGCGGAACAACCTGTTCACTGACGTGGCCTGTGGCAGAGGGAAGAAGGCAGACAGCACCTTCTGCATCACGTCCTCAGGGCTGCTGTGCGAGTTCAGTGACCGGAGGCTTCTGGACAAGTGGGTGGAGCTGAGA ACCACTGTGGCCCACTGCATCTCCGTGAGCCAGGACTACATCTTCTGTGGCTGCGCTGATGGCACCGTGCGCCTCTTCAACCCTTCCAACCTGCACTTCCTCAGCACCCTGCCCCGGCCCCACGCCCTGGGGACAGACATCGCCAGTGTCACAGAAGCCAG TCGCCTCTTCTCTGGCGCGGCTAATGCCAGATATCCAGACACCATCGCCTTGACCTTCGATCCTACTAATCAGTGGCTGTCTTGTGTGTACAACGACCACAGCATTTATGTTTGGGATGTGAGGGACCCCAAGAAAGTGGGCAAGGTGTATTCGGCTCTGTATCATTCCTCCTGCGTCTGGAGTGTGGAG GTCTACCCCGAAGTGAAGGACAGTAACCAGGCCTGCCTGCCCCCCAGTTCCTTTATCACCTGTTCCTCCGACAACACTATCCGCCTGTGGAACACAGAGAGCTCCGGGGTGCATGGCTCCACGCTGCACCGGAACATCCTCAGCAAT GACCTCATTAAGATCATCTATGTGGATGGGAACACTCAGGCCCTGCTGGACACTGAGCTGCCCGGGGGAGACAAAGCTGATGGGTCCCTGATGGATCCCCGAGTGGGCATTCGTTCTGTGTGTATCAGCCCCAATGGCCAGCATCTCGCTTCAGGAGACCGCGTGGGCACACTCAG GGTGCACGAACTGCAGTCCCTAAATGAGATGCTGAAGGTGGAGGCCCATGACTCGGAAATCCTGTGCCTGGAGTACTCTAAGCCAGACACAG GTCTGAAGCTCCTAGCGTCAGCGAGCCGGGACCGGCTGATCCACGTGTTGGATGCTGGACGGGAGTACAGCCTACAGCAGACATTGGACGAGCATTCATCCTCTATCACTGCTGTGAAGTTTGCAG CCAGCGATGGGCAAGTCCGCATGATCAGCTGTGGAGCAGACAAGAGCATCTACTTCCGCACTGCGCAGAAG TCTGGAGACGGAGTGCAGTTTACCCGGACACACCACGTGGTGCGGAAGACGACCCTCTATGACATGGACGTGGAGCCCAGTTGGAAGTACACAGCCATCGGCTGCCAGGATCGGAATATTCG GATCTTTAACATCAGCAGTGGGAAGCAGAAGAAGCTGTTTAAAGGGTCGCAGGGTGAGGACGGCACTCTGATTAAG GTGCAGACGGACCCCTCAGGGATCTACATCGCTACCAGCTGCTCTGACAAGAACCTCTCCATTTTTGACTTTTCCTCAGGCGAGTGCGTGGCTACCATGTTTGGCCACTCAG AGATTGTCACTGGCATGAAGTTTAGTAATGACTGCAAACACCTCATCTCTGTATCAGGGGACAG CTGCATATTTGTGTGGCGCCTGAGCTCGGAGATGACCATCAGCATGAGGCAGCGTCTGGCTGAGCTGCGCCAGCGCCAGCGCGGAGGCAAGCAGCAAGGATCATCCTCTCCTCAGAGGGCCGCTGGACCCAACCG GCACGAGGCCCCCTCGATGCTATCTCCCGGACCAGCTCTCTCCTCAGACAGCGACAAGGAGGGAGAAGATGAGGGCACGGAAGAGGAGGAGCTCCCAGCGCTGCCTGTCCTTTCCAGGGGTGCCAAGAAAGAGCCAG CCTcagtgcccagcccagccctgccccgaAGCCTGTCCCACTGGGAGATGAGTCGG GCACAGGAGACGGAGGAGTTCCTGGACCCAGCTCCTGCCACCAACCAAGGACCCAGAAGAAGGGGGCGCTGGGCTCAGCCCGGTGTGGAGCTGAGTGTTCGCTCTATGCTGGACCTGAGGCAGCTGGAAACACTGGCCCCAGGTCCTCGGGGTCCTCACCAGGACTCTCCGGCCATGACCCCTTCAGGTCCTGGGAAGCACAGTCAGCAGGCCCCTGAAACCTCAAGCGTGAGCAAG AATGAAAAGCTCCCCCGACCTCAGGCTTCCCAACCCTGTTCCTGCCCCCACATCATCCGATTGTTGTCCCAAGAGGACGGGCTCTTTGCCCAAGATCTGGAGACTGCACCCATCGAAGATGGTATTGTCTACCCGGAGCCGGGTGACAGCCCCACCCTGGATACCAG TGAGTTCCAGGTGCAGGCACCAAGCCGAGGGACCCTGGGAAGAGTGTATGCAGACGGCAGGGGCTCAGAGAAGCATAGCCCTGATAGTGCATGCTCTGTGGACTTCAGCAGCAGCCGCCTttccagccctgagcaccccaaTGAAG ACCTTGAAGAGCCAGCCGAGGgtgatgaggaggaagaggaagacgaGGGGGGCACTGGTCCCTATGAGGTGCAGGAGGGCAGCCCCCATACCCCGGACCAGGAGCAGTTTCTAAAACAGCACTTTGAGACTCTGGCCAATGGGGCTGCTCCAG GGGGCCCAGTTCGGGTACCAGAGCGGACAGAATCTCGGAGCATCTCTTCCCGATTCCTGTTACAAGTGCAGAGCCCCCCACTCAG GGAACCGTCCCCATCTTCCTCAAGCCTGGCAGTGACGTCGAGACTGGCCCAGGGGCTGCAGGCTTCTGGTGAGCAGCCGAGAGGCAGTGGTGCCAATCCTCCAGGAGCACCCCCAGAGGCGGAGCCTTCCCCTGGAAACCCTGGCCCCCAGCAGACAGTTCCTGTGTTACTGCCGCGACGCCGTCTTAGCCCGGACAGTGGCTGGTCCCCCAAGAGAGTGGCGGCAGCCGGCCCCACAGGTGGACTCCAGAAAGCCCAGTCGGTGCAGAGTCTGGTACCACAGG ATGAGGCCCCTCCACCAGGCCTGTTGCTCTCACAGGAGATGGAAGCCCAGGGGTGCCTGTGCCCCTTGCCCAAAGCTGATCGCCGTCTGTCTCGGCCCCACTCGTACCAGAGCCCCACCACCAGTTCCATGGCCAAGATTGCCCGCAGCATCTCTGTTGGGGAAAACCTGGGTCTGGCTGCTGAACATCAAGCTCCTGCCCCCGTCCGCATCTCACCACTCAACAAGCTGGCCCTGCCCAGCCGGGCTCACCTGGTCCTGGATATCCCGAAGCCACTGCCTGATCGTCCCACCTTGGCCACCTTCTCACCTGCTACCAAGGGCCGGGCCCCTGGTGAGGCAGAACAGCCTGGCTGCCCAGTGGGGCTAGGAAGGACTCACAGTACAGCTGAGAGGCGGGCCTGTTCAGGGGAGGGTGCCACTCCTAAGCCTAGGACAGAGTGCCAGGCTCAGCCTGGCCCCAACAGCCCCTGTGCCCAGCAGCTGCCGGCCAGCAGCCTCCTCCGAGGCCCTGCAAACTTGCAGCCACCACCCCTTGAGAAGACTCCCAGCCCTGTGGAATGTGCCAGGCCAGGGGCAGCCCTGAGCCGGGACTCAG AACCAGCAGTGAGCCTGGAGCAGTGCGAGCAGCTCGTGGCTGAGCTCCAGGGCAGTGTGCGCCAGGCCGTGCAGCTCTACCACTTG GTGGCCAGCTGCAAGACACCCTCGGTGGAACAAAGTCGCATCACCCAGCTCCTCAGAAGCACCTTCTCTTCAGTGCGGCAGGAGCTGGAGGCCCTGGCTGGGGCAGTGTTGGCCAGCCCTGGCGGGAGCCCTGGGGCTGTGGGGGCCGAGCAGACACAGGCCCTGCTGGAGCAATACTCAGAGCTGCTGCTTCGAGCTGTGGAGCGGCGCATGGAACGCAGACTCTGA